The DNA region GCAAGGCTATCTTGCCGCAAAACGCCCCCAATAGGCGGGGCAACCGCGTGCAGGTGGTATGGTTATGGAGTTCGTCGTCCTCGTTCTGATCGCCGGCATCATCTTCCACCGGCTGGACCGGCGGCTGAAGGTGCAGGAGGCGGAAATCGCCGCGTTGCGCGACCGGTTGGACAGGGCATTGGCCGGCGCCGCCCCCCTGCAGGCATCCCGATCCGCCGAGGCCGGGGCGATTGACGAAGCCACGACCGAGCAAATCCCCGAACCCGTCCTCGCCGCCGAAGCGGCTCCCCCGCCGGAAGAGGCTGTGCAGCCGGGGTCGCCGGAACCCGCCGCGACACCGCCCGCCGCGCCGGCGCGGGCGGGCTGGCGCGAACTGGAGGAATCGCTGGCCTCGCGCTGGCTGATCTGGCTCGGCGGCGGCACCATGGCGCTGGCCGCGGCCTTCTTCATCAAGCTGTCGGTGGAGCATGGCTGGCTCGGGCCGGGCGTGCGGGTGGCGCTGGGGCTGCTCGCCGGTTTCGGGCTGATGGTGGGCGGCGAATGGCTGCGCCGCCGGCCGGCCCAGCGCGCCGTCGCGGCGCTCCGCCCCGATTACGTGCCGCCGGCCCTGACCGCCGCCGGCCTGTTCACCGCCTTCGCCAGCGTCTATGGCGGCTTCGCCCTGTTCGACCTGTTCGCTCCGCTGGTCGCCTTCGCTCTGCTGGCGGCGCTGTCGCTGGTCGGCATCGGGCTGTCGCTGCTGCAGGGGCCGTTCATCGCCGCGTTGGGGCTGCTGGCCGGCTATGTCACGCCGCTGCTGATACCGTCCGACAACCCCGACGCCTGGGGCCTGTTCGCCTATCTGCTGGCGCTGAACGGCGCCGGCATGGCGGTGGTGCTGTATCGCCGCTGGCACTGGCTCGGCTGGGGAGCGCTGGCCGGCGCGGCGCTCTGGCCGCTGGTGTGGATGATCGACCCGTGGCGCAGCGGCGACGCGCTGCCGACCGGCATCTACCTGCTGCTGACCTCGGCCCTCTTCCTTGTTCCGGCCATGCTGGGCGTGGTCGCGGGCACCGCGGAGGACCGGCTGGCGGAGCCGGCCCCCGCCACCGGCTGGCGCCGGGCGCTGCCCGACTGGATCCGGCGCAAGCGGCGCCACCCCGCCGACCGGCTGGCGATGACGGCGATGCAGGCGTTCGGGGTGCTGGTCGCCGCCGTGACCTGGAGCGACGGTCACGACGCCGTGTCGCTGGCCGTCCTCACCCTGTTCGCGCTCCTCGCCATGGCCGCCGGCCGGCGCACCGAGCGGATCGCCGGGGCCGCCTGGATCGCGGCGCTGACGGTGCTGCTGTCGCTGGCGCCCTGGAGCCTGCCCTATGTCCCGTCCGGCCCGCCGCCGCTGACTGCGGAGGGCCAGCCGCTGATCGTTGCCGATCCGGCCGGCTACCCGGCGGAGGTCGCTCGCTTCCTGTGGGTGGCGGGCGGCTTCGCGGCGCTGTTCGGCATCGGCGGTTTCGCCGCGCTGTGGGGCGCCCGCCGGGCGGCGCTGTGGGCGTCGCTGTCGGCCCTGGCGCCGCTCGCCCTGCTGACGCTGGCCTATGCCCAGGTGACGCCGCCGGAGACCGCCATCGGCTGGCCGGCCGCGGCCCTCGCGCTGGCGGCCCTGCTGGTCGCCGGCACCACACCGCTGGCCCGCCACCGCCACCGGCCTGGGGCCGCGCTCGGGCTGGCCGCCTTCGCCGCCGGGGCGAGCGGCGCCATCGCGCTGGGCGCCACCATGACCCTGCAGGAGGCGTGGCTGACCGTGGCGCTTGCGGCGCAGGTGCCGGTGCTGGCCTGGCTGGAGCGGCGGATGAACCTGCGCGAACTGCGCGGGGTCGCGCTGCTGGTGGCGGCCGCCGTGCTGGTGCGCCTGGCGATCAACCCCTA from Azospirillum ramasamyi includes:
- a CDS encoding DUF2339 domain-containing protein; this translates as MEFVVLVLIAGIIFHRLDRRLKVQEAEIAALRDRLDRALAGAAPLQASRSAEAGAIDEATTEQIPEPVLAAEAAPPPEEAVQPGSPEPAATPPAAPARAGWRELEESLASRWLIWLGGGTMALAAAFFIKLSVEHGWLGPGVRVALGLLAGFGLMVGGEWLRRRPAQRAVAALRPDYVPPALTAAGLFTAFASVYGGFALFDLFAPLVAFALLAALSLVGIGLSLLQGPFIAALGLLAGYVTPLLIPSDNPDAWGLFAYLLALNGAGMAVVLYRRWHWLGWGALAGAALWPLVWMIDPWRSGDALPTGIYLLLTSALFLVPAMLGVVAGTAEDRLAEPAPATGWRRALPDWIRRKRRHPADRLAMTAMQAFGVLVAAVTWSDGHDAVSLAVLTLFALLAMAAGRRTERIAGAAWIAALTVLLSLAPWSLPYVPSGPPPLTAEGQPLIVADPAGYPAEVARFLWVAGGFAALFGIGGFAALWGARRAALWASLSALAPLALLTLAYAQVTPPETAIGWPAAALALAALLVAGTTPLARHRHRPGAALGLAAFAAGASGAIALGATMTLQEAWLTVALAAQVPVLAWLERRMNLRELRGVALLVAAAVLVRLAINPYVLDYQGYAWIAYGYGLPALGFLVAARLMRTAPDAQGNIGSGDDLVVMVLEAGALIFTTLMLSLGIHRWMAGSLEAAPSGLTEVALHTLSWLGLALLLAADRRWSARPVAVWGRRLLVLLAAATAFFLQLLGLNPLWNFEWVGSWPVVNRLLLAYGAPAVLLLLYLWYDPPPSRVLRSAAPVLPMLLIAANLALEIRRAFQGPVLSGYGMSDAEWYSYSVGFLLFAVAMLVAGIRFGWGWMRHAGLVLVLAVVAKVFLSDMSDLEGMYRVASFLGLGVSLVGIGWLYQRLLRPPADNPLDQRIH